The proteins below are encoded in one region of Aeromonas jandaei:
- the pmbA gene encoding metalloprotease PmbA codes for MDQQDQIRQDQAHLEAVVAEALDIAKGLGASLAEVSISKQTGLSVNTRGCELESIEFNKDGALGIAVYRDGCKGSSSTTDLSRPAIRAAVEAAMEIARHTSPDACAGLADAELLAWDAPDLQLCHPVALDPQYGIELATECERLALGRDARIKHSDGAGFSSHLGIKVYGNSHGFVKGYAASRNSLSCVLIGEQDGDMQRDYGYSSSRTLEGIWSPQRIADEAVERTLSRLGARKIATCQAPVMFHPDTASGLWGHLVMAISGGNLYRKSSFLLDKLGKQILPEWLTIQEFPHLLGGLASTPFDGEGVRTRDMDIVRNGELMSWLLTSYSARKLGLTSTGHAGGIHNWQVSSTGQDFNGMLKEMGTGLLVTELMGQGVNIVNGDYSRGAAGFWVENGEIAYPVEEITIAGNLAEMFSHIVAVGSDEDERSSLKTGSVLVESMKLAGH; via the coding sequence ATGGATCAGCAAGACCAAATCCGCCAGGATCAAGCCCATCTCGAGGCCGTGGTTGCCGAGGCTCTGGATATTGCCAAAGGACTGGGCGCTTCGCTGGCCGAAGTCTCCATCAGCAAGCAGACCGGACTGTCGGTCAACACCCGCGGTTGTGAACTGGAAAGCATTGAATTCAACAAGGACGGCGCGCTCGGTATCGCCGTCTATCGCGATGGCTGCAAAGGCTCCTCTTCCACTACCGACCTGAGCCGTCCCGCCATCCGCGCCGCCGTTGAAGCGGCGATGGAGATTGCCCGCCACACCTCACCGGATGCCTGTGCCGGTCTGGCGGATGCCGAACTGCTGGCCTGGGATGCGCCCGACCTGCAGCTGTGCCACCCGGTGGCGCTGGATCCCCAATACGGGATCGAGCTGGCTACCGAGTGCGAGCGCCTGGCGCTGGGGCGCGATGCCCGCATCAAGCACTCCGACGGGGCTGGTTTCTCCAGCCACCTCGGCATCAAGGTCTATGGCAACAGCCACGGCTTCGTCAAAGGCTATGCAGCCTCGCGCAACTCCCTCAGCTGCGTGCTGATCGGCGAGCAGGATGGCGACATGCAGCGCGATTATGGCTACTCCTCCAGCCGAACTCTTGAAGGGATCTGGAGCCCGCAACGCATCGCCGATGAAGCGGTGGAGCGTACCCTCTCCCGCCTTGGCGCCCGCAAGATTGCGACCTGTCAGGCTCCGGTCATGTTCCATCCCGATACCGCCTCCGGTCTGTGGGGTCATCTGGTGATGGCGATCAGCGGGGGCAATCTCTATCGTAAGTCGAGCTTCCTGCTGGACAAGCTGGGCAAGCAGATCCTGCCCGAGTGGCTGACCATCCAGGAGTTCCCCCACCTGCTGGGCGGTCTGGCCAGTACCCCGTTTGATGGCGAAGGGGTGCGTACCCGCGATATGGACATAGTGCGCAATGGCGAGCTGATGAGCTGGCTGCTCACCTCCTACTCCGCCCGCAAACTGGGGTTGACCAGCACCGGTCACGCCGGTGGTATCCACAACTGGCAGGTCTCCAGCACAGGTCAGGACTTCAATGGCATGCTCAAGGAGATGGGCACCGGTCTGCTGGTGACCGAGCTGATGGGGCAGGGGGTCAACATCGTCAATGGCGACTACTCCCGCGGTGCCGCCGGTTTCTGGGTCGAGAATGGCGAGATCGCCTATCCGGTCGAGGAGATCACCATTGCCGGCAATCTGGCCGAGATGTTCAGCCACATAGTGGCGGTGGGTAGCGATGAAGATGAGCGCTCCAGCCTCAAGACCGGCTCGGTACTGGTGGAGAGCATGAAGCTGGCGGGTCACTGA
- the yjgA gene encoding ribosome biogenesis factor YjgA, producing the protein MSHHQDDNEWEDWGPSKSQLKRDAEALQKMGEEIVSLSHSELEKIPLDEELAEAVELGRKLKPKKDESFRRHLQFIGRLMRSRDVEPIAEALSIIKNRHSTVNARLHRLEQWRERLISEGDSALNELMSQFHELDRQKLRQLIRSANKERELNKPPVAYREMYQYLRGEIEDLL; encoded by the coding sequence ATGAGTCACCATCAAGACGACAACGAGTGGGAAGATTGGGGCCCCAGCAAGAGCCAGCTCAAGCGTGATGCCGAAGCCCTGCAGAAGATGGGGGAAGAGATTGTCTCCCTCAGCCACAGCGAGCTGGAGAAGATCCCGCTGGATGAAGAGCTGGCAGAAGCGGTCGAGCTGGGCCGCAAGCTCAAGCCGAAGAAGGATGAGTCCTTCCGCCGTCACCTGCAGTTCATCGGCCGCCTGATGCGCAGCCGGGATGTAGAGCCGATCGCCGAAGCGCTCTCCATCATCAAGAACCGCCACTCCACCGTGAATGCCCGCCTGCACCGGCTGGAGCAGTGGCGCGAGCGGCTGATCAGCGAGGGAGATAGCGCCCTCAACGAGCTGATGTCCCAGTTCCACGAACTGGATCGCCAGAAGCTGCGCCAGCTGATCCGCAGCGCCAACAAGGAGCGGGAGCTGAACAAGCCGCCGGTCGCCTATCGCGAGATGTACCAGTATCTGCGCGGCGAGATTGAAGACCTGCTGTGA
- a CDS encoding gamma-glutamyl-gamma-aminobutyrate hydrolase family protein, which translates to MSTPSLPPNRKPVVLMTMGAQPRNGHAYQVMTHKYITPLVEISHCIPLLVPTCCGTADLEQYLDLADGVYLSGAGSNIDPALYGQENLTPEKQQDRDRDLFDLPLIKGALARGLPILGICRGMQEINVALGGDIHQKVYSEPGYDDHREDSDDSVDEQYGESHQIHLVSGSWFADLMGEESIAVNSLHGQGIKTLGSGLEPLARAEDGLIEAIHAPVISPFLLAVQWHPEWKARENPYSIKIFQAFGDACRKRQAVTSKT; encoded by the coding sequence ATGTCAACGCCTTCACTCCCTCCCAACCGTAAACCCGTCGTATTGATGACCATGGGCGCCCAGCCCCGCAACGGCCACGCCTATCAGGTGATGACCCACAAATACATCACACCGCTGGTGGAAATCAGCCACTGCATCCCGCTCTTGGTGCCCACCTGCTGTGGCACCGCCGATCTGGAGCAGTATCTGGATCTGGCGGATGGCGTCTACCTGAGCGGCGCGGGCTCCAACATAGACCCCGCCCTCTATGGTCAGGAAAATCTAACTCCGGAGAAGCAGCAGGATCGGGATCGCGATCTGTTCGATTTGCCGCTCATCAAGGGGGCGCTGGCGCGCGGACTACCGATCCTCGGCATCTGCCGCGGCATGCAGGAGATCAACGTGGCGCTGGGTGGGGATATCCACCAGAAGGTCTATAGCGAGCCGGGATATGACGATCATCGGGAAGATTCGGACGACTCAGTAGACGAGCAGTATGGCGAGAGCCACCAGATTCATCTGGTCTCCGGCAGCTGGTTTGCCGACCTGATGGGCGAAGAGAGCATTGCGGTCAACTCGTTGCACGGACAGGGGATCAAGACGCTGGGCAGCGGGCTGGAACCGCTGGCCCGCGCCGAGGATGGCCTGATCGAGGCGATCCACGCCCCTGTCATCTCCCCCTTCCTGCTGGCTGTGCAGTGGCATCCGGAGTGGAAAGCGAGGGAAAACCCCTACTCCATCAAGATCTTCCAGGCATTTGGCGATGCCTGCCGCAAGCGCCAGGCGGTCACCAGCAAGACCTAA
- a CDS encoding cyclic nucleotide-binding domain-containing protein, with translation MFGDNLTALPTLIWIGEHPFWPLLTLSLMLVHFWRRPGERRELLSELGFVMMSIVVIVLIQLEGGWFKLPLPHHLLVEISTLLAGLVMVKIWGILLFEFLLPLCHVKIPRIIADIVITIGYIGWGLFRLYASGMALGEIVTTSAVITAVIAFAMQDTLGNLLAGVSIQLDSSISIGDWLQVDTTQGRVVEINWRATTIETRNWETVVIPNSHLLKQRFTVLGRRRGEPLQWRRWVWFDLTLDTLPTQIIALIEKSLRETKLPCVAKHPQPDCLLMNVEGGIARYAVRYWLTDLARDDPTDSMVRSLIDAALRRNDRRLTPPIFNVFMAKEKQHLDARHKRHTAERTDTLRKLPLFAMLQENELLQLADQVKFAPFVSGDVMLEQGEVSSWLFVLVKGEAEMLVNADGKELKLGTLGAGDFFGELSLLTGEPSTFTVRALATVETYRINQAMFQALVAQRESLVEPLYRVLSDRQQEQQALLDREAESMKHPPQQLDLLDKLMKLFGGR, from the coding sequence ATGTTTGGCGATAATCTCACTGCACTACCGACCCTGATCTGGATCGGTGAACACCCGTTCTGGCCCCTGCTCACCCTCTCCCTGATGCTGGTGCACTTCTGGCGCCGCCCCGGCGAACGACGGGAGCTGCTCTCCGAGCTTGGTTTCGTGATGATGAGCATAGTGGTCATCGTCCTGATCCAGCTGGAAGGGGGCTGGTTCAAACTGCCGCTCCCCCACCATCTGCTGGTTGAGATCTCCACCCTGCTGGCAGGGCTGGTGATGGTGAAGATCTGGGGGATCCTGCTGTTCGAATTCCTGCTGCCGCTCTGCCACGTGAAGATCCCGCGGATCATCGCCGACATCGTCATCACCATCGGCTACATCGGCTGGGGGCTGTTTCGCCTCTACGCTTCCGGCATGGCGCTCGGGGAGATAGTCACCACCTCGGCGGTGATCACCGCCGTCATCGCCTTTGCCATGCAGGACACCCTTGGCAACCTGCTAGCTGGCGTATCGATCCAGCTCGACAGCTCCATCTCCATCGGTGACTGGCTGCAGGTAGACACCACCCAGGGGCGCGTCGTCGAGATCAACTGGCGCGCCACCACCATCGAGACCCGCAACTGGGAGACAGTGGTCATCCCCAACAGTCACCTGCTCAAGCAGCGTTTCACCGTGCTTGGCCGTCGCCGTGGCGAACCGCTCCAGTGGCGACGCTGGGTCTGGTTCGATCTGACGCTGGATACCCTGCCGACCCAGATCATCGCCCTGATCGAGAAGTCCCTGCGGGAGACCAAACTGCCCTGCGTCGCCAAGCACCCGCAACCTGACTGTCTGCTGATGAACGTCGAAGGGGGGATCGCCCGCTATGCGGTGCGCTACTGGCTGACCGATCTGGCGCGCGATGATCCCACCGACTCCATGGTACGCAGCCTCATCGATGCCGCCCTGCGTCGCAATGACAGGCGCCTCACTCCGCCGATCTTCAACGTCTTTATGGCCAAGGAGAAGCAACATCTGGATGCGCGCCACAAACGCCATACCGCCGAGCGTACCGACACGTTGCGCAAGCTGCCACTGTTTGCCATGTTGCAGGAGAACGAGCTGCTTCAGCTGGCCGATCAGGTGAAATTCGCCCCCTTCGTCAGCGGTGACGTAATGCTGGAGCAGGGGGAGGTATCAAGCTGGCTCTTCGTGCTGGTCAAGGGCGAGGCCGAGATGCTGGTCAATGCGGATGGAAAAGAGTTGAAACTCGGCACGCTCGGGGCCGGTGACTTCTTTGGCGAGCTGAGCCTGCTCACCGGCGAGCCCAGCACCTTCACGGTACGGGCGCTCGCCACGGTCGAGACCTATCGCATCAACCAGGCGATGTTCCAGGCGCTGGTTGCCCAGCGCGAATCGCTGGTCGAGCCCCTTTATCGGGTGCTGAGCGATCGTCAGCAGGAGCAGCAGGCACTGCTGGATCGCGAGGCGGAGTCCATGAAGCATCCACCACAACAGCTGGATCTGCTCGACAAGCTGATGAAGCTGTTTGGCGGCAGATAA
- a CDS encoding HAD-IA family hydrolase: protein MHFYRRWQPVAAISFDLDDTLYDNGPAIERAEQWMLSHLRSEYLATAMLDKPRWLELKRAVLLARPELRHDVSLARQQTICTAMMEGGMPAAQAGRVAEEVFAAFLAERSKIEVSDATHDLLARLAARYPLVVITNGNLDLVQAGLEPYFTLVCKAGMNARMKPAPDMFEQTRSALKLPAERILHVGDHPETDVLGARLHGFRAAWLNERQQPWQQLQQLPDVELSALGELAELLL from the coding sequence ATGCACTTCTATCGCCGCTGGCAGCCGGTTGCCGCCATCTCGTTTGATCTCGACGATACCCTCTATGACAACGGCCCTGCCATCGAGCGGGCCGAACAGTGGATGTTGAGCCACCTGCGCAGCGAATATCTGGCCACTGCCATGCTCGACAAGCCGCGTTGGCTGGAGCTCAAACGCGCTGTGCTGCTGGCTCGGCCAGAGCTGCGCCACGATGTCAGTCTGGCGCGCCAGCAGACCATCTGCACCGCCATGATGGAGGGGGGGATGCCGGCGGCGCAGGCCGGGCGCGTGGCCGAAGAGGTATTTGCAGCGTTTCTGGCCGAGCGCTCGAAAATCGAGGTGAGCGATGCGACTCATGACCTGCTGGCCCGGCTGGCGGCACGCTATCCGCTGGTGGTCATCACCAACGGCAATCTCGATTTGGTGCAGGCAGGGCTTGAACCCTATTTTACTCTGGTCTGCAAGGCGGGGATGAATGCCAGAATGAAGCCGGCCCCGGATATGTTTGAGCAGACCCGCAGTGCTCTCAAGCTGCCTGCGGAGCGGATCCTCCATGTGGGGGATCATCCCGAGACCGATGTACTGGGGGCTCGCCTCCACGGTTTTCGCGCCGCCTGGCTCAATGAGCGGCAGCAGCCATGGCAGCAGTTGCAGCAACTGCCGGATGTAGAGCTGAGCGCGTTGGGAGAGCTGGCCGAGCTGCTGTTGTGA
- the xerC gene encoding tyrosine recombinase XerC translates to MARAPAKAPPVAEPLPSGLADDLAAFIEYLRVERQLSPHTRSNYQAHLEAMTAALVKLGLETWSRLEASQVRTLVTRMHKEGLAPRSLATKVSALRSFCDWQVRQGRLVANPARGIVTPKQGRPLPKNLDVDEMHQLLNITDEQDPLAVRDRAIMELMYSSGLRLAELVGLNLVDVKLDDRQLRVTGKGSRERVLPIGRMAVEWLHKWLKVRPLLAGTESEALFVSSRQQRLSARSVQARLDGWGNKQALNAHVHPHKLRHSFATHMLESSGDLRAVQELLGHADLSTTQIYTHLDFQHLAKVYDSAHPRAKRDPESQEDE, encoded by the coding sequence ATGGCTAGGGCGCCCGCCAAGGCGCCTCCTGTTGCCGAGCCACTGCCGTCCGGATTGGCTGACGATCTGGCGGCATTCATCGAATATCTGAGGGTCGAGCGCCAGCTCAGCCCTCACACCCGCAGCAACTATCAGGCCCATCTGGAGGCGATGACCGCCGCGCTGGTGAAGCTGGGGCTCGAAACGTGGAGCCGGCTTGAGGCGAGTCAGGTTCGGACTCTGGTGACCCGGATGCACAAAGAGGGGCTGGCGCCCCGTTCGCTCGCTACCAAGGTCTCCGCCCTGCGCAGCTTCTGTGACTGGCAGGTGCGCCAGGGCCGGCTGGTGGCCAATCCGGCCCGCGGTATTGTGACCCCCAAGCAGGGGCGGCCACTGCCAAAGAACCTCGATGTGGACGAGATGCACCAGCTGCTCAACATCACCGACGAGCAGGATCCGCTGGCGGTGCGGGATCGCGCCATCATGGAGCTGATGTACTCCTCCGGTTTGCGCCTGGCCGAGCTGGTGGGGCTCAATCTGGTGGATGTGAAACTCGACGATCGTCAGCTCAGGGTGACCGGCAAGGGCTCCCGCGAGCGGGTGTTACCCATCGGCCGGATGGCGGTGGAGTGGCTGCACAAATGGCTCAAGGTGCGACCGCTGCTGGCGGGCACCGAGAGTGAGGCGCTGTTTGTATCCAGCCGCCAGCAGCGGCTGTCGGCCCGTTCGGTACAGGCCCGCCTCGATGGCTGGGGCAACAAGCAGGCGCTCAATGCCCATGTCCATCCCCACAAGCTGCGCCACAGCTTTGCCACCCACATGCTGGAGTCCTCCGGCGATCTGCGGGCGGTGCAGGAGCTGCTGGGCCATGCCGACCTGTCAACTACCCAGATTTATACCCACCTCGACTTCCAGCATCTGGCCAAGGTCTACGACAGCGCTCACCCGAGGGCCAAGCGGGATCCTGAATCGCAGGAAGATGAATAA
- a CDS encoding DUF484 family protein codes for MSELKRQEQLVDEAAVLEYLARYPEFFQRHGAVLDRIRIPHERKGSVSLVERQLDRQRERIEQLEQEITELMGIASENERIFRVYADLYGELYGCQTLFEVSAVMGKAFVQRLRLTGLRLWLNPKKFQLSGPEARFLAEGKQLEQLLGQRLPGQDYYFGRLNQSEKQALFGHDVLVNSVALMRLGDLGVLAFASSDPSHFTPHNDTLLLGQLGRLLQLRLPELAHG; via the coding sequence ATGAGTGAACTCAAACGGCAGGAGCAACTGGTGGACGAAGCCGCCGTGCTGGAGTACCTGGCCCGTTACCCCGAGTTTTTCCAGCGCCACGGTGCCGTGCTGGACAGGATCCGCATTCCCCACGAGCGCAAGGGATCGGTCTCGCTGGTCGAACGCCAGCTGGATCGCCAGCGCGAGCGGATCGAACAGCTGGAGCAGGAGATCACCGAACTGATGGGGATCGCCAGCGAGAACGAGCGGATCTTCCGGGTCTATGCCGATCTCTATGGCGAGCTCTATGGCTGCCAGACCCTGTTCGAGGTGAGTGCCGTGATGGGCAAGGCCTTCGTCCAGCGGCTGCGGCTGACAGGTCTGCGGCTCTGGCTTAATCCGAAAAAGTTCCAGTTAAGCGGCCCCGAGGCGCGCTTTCTGGCCGAGGGCAAACAGTTGGAGCAACTGCTGGGTCAACGTTTGCCGGGGCAGGATTACTACTTCGGCCGCCTGAACCAGAGCGAGAAGCAGGCGCTGTTTGGTCACGACGTGCTGGTCAACTCGGTCGCCCTGATGCGGCTTGGCGATCTCGGCGTGTTGGCCTTTGCCAGTTCGGATCCCAGCCACTTCACCCCGCACAACGACACCCTGTTGCTGGGCCAGCTGGGCCGACTGCTGCAACTGCGGCTGCCAGAGCTGGCGCATGGCTAG
- the dapF gene encoding diaminopimelate epimerase has translation MLIDFSKMHGLGNDFMVVDGVTQKIFFSNDVIKKLADRHFGVGFDQLLLVEPPYDPELDFHYRIFNADGSEVEQCGNGARCFARFVRLKGLINRDRIAVSTARGRIVLQLEGENQVTVNMGVPQFEPGKIPFRAQKAEKTYLLRAQEHTVMCGAVSMGNPHCVIEVPSVADAPVATLGPIMERHERFPERVNVGFMEMVNATEIKLRVFERGVGETLACGTGACAAAVIGMSQGKLKERVTVSLPGGKLTIAWKGPGQPVYMTGPAEHVFDGQIDV, from the coding sequence ATGTTGATAGATTTTTCCAAGATGCACGGGCTGGGAAACGACTTCATGGTGGTGGACGGTGTCACCCAGAAGATCTTTTTCAGCAACGACGTCATCAAGAAGCTGGCTGATCGCCACTTCGGGGTCGGTTTCGACCAGCTGCTGCTGGTGGAGCCCCCCTATGACCCCGAGCTCGATTTTCATTACCGTATCTTCAATGCCGATGGCAGCGAGGTGGAGCAGTGCGGCAATGGCGCCCGATGTTTCGCCCGCTTCGTGCGTCTCAAGGGGTTGATCAACCGTGATCGCATCGCGGTCAGCACGGCGCGCGGTCGCATCGTGTTGCAGCTGGAAGGGGAGAATCAGGTCACGGTCAACATGGGAGTGCCCCAGTTCGAGCCGGGCAAGATCCCGTTTCGGGCCCAGAAGGCAGAGAAGACCTATCTGCTGCGGGCGCAGGAACATACCGTGATGTGCGGTGCCGTCTCCATGGGCAACCCCCACTGCGTCATCGAGGTGCCGTCGGTGGCCGATGCGCCGGTGGCTACTCTGGGGCCCATCATGGAGCGTCACGAGCGTTTTCCCGAGCGGGTCAATGTCGGCTTCATGGAGATGGTCAACGCCACCGAGATCAAGCTGCGGGTGTTCGAGCGCGGGGTGGGGGAGACCCTCGCCTGCGGTACCGGCGCCTGTGCGGCCGCGGTCATCGGCATGAGTCAGGGCAAGCTCAAGGAGCGGGTCACCGTCAGCCTGCCGGGCGGCAAACTGACCATCGCCTGGAAAGGGCCGGGCCAGCCGGTCTACATGACCGGGCCGGCCGAGCATGTCTTTGACGGCCAGATCGACGTATAA
- the lysA gene encoding diaminopimelate decarboxylase: MDHFNYDAAGQLQAEQTSLQQLAEQYGTPLYVYSRATLERHWHAFDKAAGDIPHLICYAVKANSNLALLNLLARLGSGFDIVSGGELSRVLAAGGDPRKVVFSGVAKSEAEMRLALDKEILCFNLESEAELERLNRVAGSMGKKAPVSVRVNPDIDAGTHPYISTGLKQNKFGIPIELAPAIYRKAAAMEHIEIVGVDCHIGSQLTELNPFMEAADKLLRLIDGLAAEGIHIHHLDVGGGLGVNYGSEQPPHPTEYAEALKQKLAGRDLTLLFEPGRAIVANAGVLLTRVEYLKPGETRNFALIDAGMNDMLRPSLYGAWMNIIEVDSRAGHTPALYDVVGPVCETGDFLGKERTLAIAEGSLLAVRSAGAYGFTMSSNYNTRPRAAEVLVDGTQSFLIREREQLTDLWRGEHLLP; this comes from the coding sequence TTGGATCACTTTAACTACGATGCCGCTGGCCAGCTTCAGGCCGAGCAAACCTCGCTGCAACAGCTTGCCGAGCAGTACGGTACTCCGCTTTATGTCTACTCCCGTGCCACCCTCGAACGTCACTGGCACGCCTTTGACAAGGCCGCGGGCGATATTCCCCACCTGATCTGCTATGCGGTCAAGGCCAACTCCAACCTGGCGCTGCTCAACCTGCTGGCCCGACTGGGGTCAGGGTTTGACATTGTCTCCGGTGGCGAGTTGTCACGGGTGCTGGCGGCGGGTGGCGACCCGCGCAAAGTGGTCTTCTCCGGGGTGGCCAAGAGCGAGGCCGAGATGCGCCTCGCGCTGGATAAAGAGATCCTCTGCTTCAATCTGGAGTCGGAAGCCGAGCTGGAGCGCCTCAACCGGGTGGCGGGCAGCATGGGCAAGAAGGCACCGGTGTCGGTGCGGGTCAATCCGGATATCGATGCAGGTACCCATCCTTATATTTCCACTGGCCTCAAGCAGAACAAGTTCGGCATCCCCATCGAGCTGGCCCCCGCCATCTATCGCAAGGCGGCGGCGATGGAACATATCGAGATCGTCGGGGTGGATTGCCATATCGGCTCGCAACTCACTGAATTGAATCCCTTTATGGAGGCGGCGGACAAGCTGCTGCGGCTGATCGATGGGCTGGCGGCGGAAGGTATTCATATCCACCATCTGGATGTGGGTGGCGGCCTGGGGGTCAACTATGGTTCCGAGCAGCCACCGCACCCGACCGAGTATGCCGAAGCGCTCAAGCAGAAGCTGGCGGGCCGGGATCTGACCCTGCTGTTCGAACCGGGCCGCGCCATCGTCGCCAATGCCGGCGTGCTGTTGACCCGGGTCGAGTATCTGAAGCCGGGTGAGACCCGCAACTTCGCGCTGATCGATGCCGGCATGAACGACATGCTGCGCCCCTCGCTCTATGGCGCCTGGATGAACATCATCGAAGTGGATAGCCGTGCCGGCCATACCCCTGCGCTCTATGACGTGGTGGGTCCGGTGTGCGAGACCGGTGATTTCCTCGGCAAGGAGCGAACCCTGGCCATCGCCGAGGGGTCGCTGCTGGCGGTGCGCTCGGCCGGTGCCTACGGCTTTACCATGTCATCCAACTACAACACCCGTCCCCGTGCCGCCGAAGTGCTGGTGGACGGTACGCAATCGTTCCTCATCAGAGAGCGCGAGCAGTTGACCGATCTCTGGCGCGGTGAGCACTTGCTGCCTTAA
- the lptM gene encoding LPS translocon maturation chaperone LptM produces the protein MITQFTKCLLATLLSLGLAACGLKGPLYMPPPEQPQSQSTPQAAQPATPAATNEAAPQ, from the coding sequence ATGATTACCCAGTTCACCAAGTGTCTGCTTGCTACTCTTCTTTCCCTCGGGTTGGCCGCCTGCGGTCTGAAGGGGCCGCTTTATATGCCGCCTCCCGAGCAACCCCAGAGCCAGAGTACACCGCAAGCGGCACAGCCTGCGACCCCTGCGGCAACCAACGAGGCCGCGCCGCAATAA
- the cyaY gene encoding iron donor protein CyaY, giving the protein MKDHEYHALTDAFFQYVEDTLDEGYPDIDCERNGGVLTLVFENKTKVIINKQEPLHQIWVATRENGFHFELQGETWIDNRFGHELKALLSKSCTAQAGEPVVFP; this is encoded by the coding sequence ATGAAGGATCACGAGTATCACGCCCTGACCGACGCCTTTTTCCAGTACGTGGAGGACACGCTCGACGAGGGGTATCCGGATATCGACTGCGAGCGCAACGGGGGTGTCCTGACCCTCGTGTTCGAGAACAAGACCAAGGTCATCATCAACAAGCAGGAGCCGCTGCACCAGATTTGGGTCGCCACCCGCGAGAACGGCTTCCACTTCGAACTGCAGGGTGAAACCTGGATCGACAACCGTTTCGGCCATGAGCTCAAGGCTCTGCTGAGCAAGTCCTGCACCGCTCAGGCTGGTGAACCCGTGGTATTCCCATGA
- a CDS encoding alpha/beta hydrolase, with protein MIDRHPQGARYAVIWLHGLGDSGAGLAPLVDALDLPADLPVRHLLPDAPERPITINMGYKMRGWYDIKSFEDPAERAVESHVRESASQISALLDQLVAEGFAPEQIVLAGFSQGGVIASFTALRYQATLAGLLCMSTYLAAPDKLADEMSEAARSLPICYMHGIYDDVVSLSLGWDAKNRLEEIGLAPEWHEYPMRHEICRPQLGDIRSWLLTRLGA; from the coding sequence ATGATTGACCGCCATCCGCAGGGCGCCCGCTATGCGGTGATCTGGCTGCACGGGCTGGGTGATTCAGGCGCCGGCCTGGCCCCGCTGGTGGATGCGCTGGATCTGCCCGCTGACTTGCCAGTGCGTCACCTGTTGCCGGATGCCCCCGAGCGCCCCATCACCATCAACATGGGCTACAAGATGCGCGGCTGGTACGACATCAAGAGCTTCGAGGATCCCGCCGAGCGGGCCGTGGAGTCCCATGTCCGTGAATCGGCCAGCCAGATCAGCGCCCTGCTGGATCAGCTGGTCGCCGAAGGGTTTGCCCCCGAACAGATCGTGCTGGCGGGCTTCTCCCAAGGCGGGGTGATTGCCTCCTTCACCGCGCTGCGCTATCAGGCAACGCTGGCGGGCCTGCTCTGCATGTCCACCTATCTGGCCGCGCCAGACAAGCTGGCAGACGAAATGAGCGAAGCCGCTCGCTCCCTGCCCATCTGCTACATGCACGGCATCTACGACGATGTGGTGAGCCTGTCGCTCGGTTGGGATGCCAAGAACCGGCTGGAAGAGATAGGGCTTGCCCCGGAGTGGCACGAATACCCGATGCGCCACGAGATTTGCCGCCCTCAGCTGGGCGACATTCGCAGCTGGCTGCTGACCCGTCTCGGCGCCTGA